In Neovison vison isolate M4711 chromosome 11, ASM_NN_V1, whole genome shotgun sequence, one genomic interval encodes:
- the LOC122890452 gene encoding alcohol dehydrogenase E chain, translating into MSTAGKVIKCKAAVLWEIKKPFSIEEVEVAPPKAHEVRIKMVASGICRSDDHVVSGALVTPLPIILGHEAAGIVESIGEGVTTVKPGDKVIPLFTPQCGKCNVCKHPQGNFCLKNDLSKPRGFMQDGTTRFVCRGNPIHHFISTSTFSQYTVVDETAVVKVDAAAPLEKVCLIGCGFSTGYGSAVNVAKVTQGSTCAVFGLGGVGLSVIIGCKAAGAARIIGVDINKEKFAKAKEVGATECISPQDYKEPIQDVLKEMSGGGVDFSFEVIGRLDTMVAALSCCQESYGVSVIVGVPPNSQNLSMNPMLLLTGRTWKGAIFGGFKSKDSVPKLVADFMAKKFPLDPLITHVLPFEKINEGFDLLRSGKSIRTILTF; encoded by the exons GTAATCAAATGCAAAGCAGCTGTGCTATGGGAGATAAAGAAACCCTTTTCCATAGAGGAGGTCGAGGTCGCACCACCTAAGGCCCATGAAGTTCGTATTAAg ATGGTGGCCTCAGGAATCTGTCGTTCTGATGATCACGTGGTTAGTGGAGCACTTGTCACACCTCTCCCTATAATCTTGGGCCATGAGGCAGCTGGCATTGTGGAAAGCATTGGAGAAGGAGTGACTACAGTAAAACCAG GTGACAAAGTCATTCCACTCTTCACGCCCCAGTGTGGAAAATGCAATGTTTGTAAACACCCGCAAGGCAATTTCTGCTTGAAAAATGA TCTGAGCAAGCCTCGGGGGTTCATGCAGGATGGAACTACCAGGTTTGTCTGCAGAGGAAATCCTATCCACCATTTCATCAGCACCAGCACCTTCTCCCAGTACACAGTGGTGGATGAGACTGCAGTGGTCAAGGTCGATGCAGCCGCACCATTGGAGAAAGTCTGTCTCATTGGCTGTGGATTTTCTACTGGGTATGGGTCTGCAGTCAATGTTGCCAAG GTCACCCAGGGTTCCACCTGTGCGGTGTTTGGCCTTGGAGGAGTTGGCCTGTCTGTGATCATAGGCTGCAAAGCAGCAGGAGCAGCCAGGATCATTGGGGTGGAcatcaacaaagaaaaatttgCAAAGGCCAAAGAGGTGGGTGCCACTGAGTGCATCAGCCCTCAGGACTACAAGGAACCCATCCAGGATGTGCTGAAGGAAATGAGTGGTGGCGGTGTGGATTTTTCATTTGAAGTCATTGGGCGGCTTGACACCATG GTGGCTGCCTTGTCCTGCTGTCAAGAGTCCTATGGTGTAAGCGTCATTGTAGGAGTACCTCCTAATTCACAAAATCTCTCTATGAACCCTATGTTGCTATTGACCGGACGTACCTGGAAAGGAGCAATTTTTGGTG gCTTTAAGAGTAAAGATTCTGTCCCCAAACTTGTGGCTGATTTTATGGCTAAGAAGTTTCCACTGGATCCATTAATAACCCATGTTTtaccttttgaaaaaataaatgaaggatttGACCTGCTTCGCTCTGGAAAGAG CATCCGCACCATCCTAACATTCTGA